The following coding sequences lie in one Deltaproteobacteria bacterium genomic window:
- a CDS encoding kelch repeat-containing protein: MFARRFWGLVLMMTVLGCGRDFGLPESDSAIQSVVVTPAVARAGVELQLEVYSVGSPPLAVEARILGETFVDDGLGGDGVWRAHYTAVGLEPEDSEVRVDVEARTEAGVIPAVAWTRFDFTPPALLEVLPESHLLESEGESVAVDFVFSEALSGAPTITVLGRSLACTQTTRQRWSCPVTLEVGDPAGWLKAQVDASDPAGNELSVMAGLLVSIDRASAPVTPTLSLISQTPSPATAGQPVELVLAGEVLLDAPPEVTIAGRSVECVGCDRDAWSFTYRFLPLALDHGPEGGEGGVTLSADASSRQGVAAHLDAEVELDLLGPQVTQITAVRDRVLADETLTLLLSFHEPVASSFFTIQGRVVSCSFTDPLSAVCTYRTTGSESEGPQRLEVRAIDALGNESFLLVDTGVSFDFACQQLASRAFVVGSTVRPTAFFAEAGVFEPGSTVALAHIEGGAPFQSVTAEADGSVLETAMPATVDRFVWFRAIDVHGHACPWARSSQRFLSEFSPVDTGSSVNQVITEVMGARSLSLPAYTLDRGIGAGTPKLGSAQLTRLASKDGQTVVTGEPALAPAQWTNHGDLPGAPGTINSGPLTWDPVHRRVMRYWTGGGYAEIDRWDGTAWSSFDYFPSPPSLHNWGWGITTSHQEGNVFVLGGHSGGLPLSDFLLYDGWGYIDLQHPYQPSGRYFPGLAYHEHSRRLLLFGGWEPDGTGTRPNGETWLFGEGTWSRLDPLTPPSARIGPALVTDTRSGDIYLFGGSDPSGALDDTWRFDGSSWQELFPTSRPPARTLAGATFHAGMEKVILFGGYDDPQRLGDLWSFDGTTWTPESFPGGTLPALNQPGLAYDFRRGALVLYGGYLSSTSTNRDLWELSPTALYPQVLLQLQMPSFVEASSVATLELTARGEVTRAGTGTLGLEVELWDETAGRWRSMVVSSGVDAGQGLFSYIVPLNEEILSRQASPWAFVLIRPRGPATQAGGASLELDSIRMQIDTY, encoded by the coding sequence ATGTTCGCGAGAAGATTCTGGGGGCTCGTGCTGATGATGACCGTGCTCGGCTGCGGCCGGGACTTCGGTCTGCCCGAGAGCGACTCTGCCATCCAGAGCGTGGTGGTGACCCCGGCGGTCGCGCGCGCGGGCGTGGAGCTGCAGCTCGAAGTCTACTCGGTGGGGAGCCCGCCCCTCGCGGTCGAGGCGAGGATCCTGGGCGAGACCTTCGTGGACGACGGGCTCGGCGGCGACGGGGTCTGGCGGGCGCACTACACCGCGGTGGGGCTCGAGCCCGAGGACTCCGAGGTCCGGGTCGACGTCGAGGCCCGGACCGAGGCCGGCGTCATCCCGGCGGTGGCCTGGACCCGCTTCGACTTCACGCCCCCCGCGCTCCTCGAGGTCCTCCCCGAGAGCCACCTCCTCGAGAGCGAGGGGGAGAGCGTCGCGGTGGACTTCGTCTTCAGCGAGGCCCTCTCCGGGGCGCCCACGATCACCGTGCTGGGGCGGAGCCTCGCCTGCACCCAGACCACCCGCCAGCGCTGGAGCTGCCCGGTCACCCTCGAGGTGGGGGATCCCGCCGGCTGGCTCAAGGCCCAGGTCGACGCCAGCGACCCCGCCGGGAACGAGCTCTCGGTCATGGCCGGCCTGCTGGTGAGCATCGACCGCGCGAGCGCCCCGGTGACCCCCACCCTGAGCCTGATCTCGCAGACCCCCTCTCCCGCGACCGCGGGTCAGCCGGTCGAGCTGGTGCTGGCCGGCGAGGTGCTGCTCGACGCGCCGCCCGAGGTCACGATCGCGGGGCGGAGCGTGGAGTGCGTCGGCTGCGACCGCGACGCCTGGAGCTTCACCTATCGCTTCCTCCCCCTCGCGCTCGATCACGGGCCGGAGGGGGGCGAGGGCGGGGTCACCCTCTCGGCCGACGCCAGCAGCCGCCAGGGCGTGGCGGCCCACCTCGACGCGGAGGTGGAGCTGGATCTCCTGGGACCGCAGGTCACGCAGATCACCGCGGTGAGGGATCGCGTCCTGGCCGACGAGACCCTCACCCTCCTCCTCTCCTTCCACGAGCCGGTGGCCTCCTCCTTCTTCACCATCCAGGGGCGGGTGGTCTCCTGCAGCTTCACCGACCCGCTCTCCGCGGTCTGCACCTACCGGACGACCGGGAGCGAGAGCGAGGGTCCGCAGCGGCTGGAGGTCCGCGCCATCGACGCGCTGGGAAACGAGAGCTTCCTCCTCGTCGACACCGGGGTCTCCTTCGACTTCGCCTGCCAGCAGCTGGCCTCCCGGGCCTTCGTGGTCGGCTCCACCGTGCGCCCGACCGCCTTCTTCGCCGAGGCCGGCGTCTTCGAGCCGGGGAGCACCGTGGCGCTGGCCCACATCGAGGGCGGCGCCCCCTTCCAGTCGGTCACGGCGGAGGCCGACGGCAGCGTCCTGGAGACCGCGATGCCGGCGACGGTCGATCGCTTCGTCTGGTTCCGGGCCATCGACGTGCACGGCCACGCCTGCCCCTGGGCGCGCAGCTCTCAGCGCTTCCTCTCCGAGTTCTCCCCGGTGGATACGGGCAGCTCCGTGAACCAGGTGATCACCGAGGTGATGGGGGCCCGCTCCCTGAGCCTCCCCGCCTACACCCTGGATCGGGGCATCGGCGCGGGCACCCCGAAGCTGGGGAGCGCGCAGCTCACCCGCCTGGCCTCGAAGGACGGTCAGACCGTGGTGACGGGCGAGCCGGCGCTCGCCCCGGCGCAGTGGACCAATCACGGTGACCTGCCCGGCGCGCCGGGCACGATCAACTCCGGCCCGCTCACCTGGGATCCGGTGCACCGCCGGGTGATGCGCTACTGGACCGGCGGAGGCTACGCCGAGATCGATCGCTGGGATGGCACCGCCTGGAGCAGCTTCGACTACTTCCCCTCTCCGCCCTCCCTCCACAACTGGGGTTGGGGCATCACGACCTCTCACCAGGAGGGCAACGTCTTCGTCCTGGGAGGTCACTCCGGCGGGCTGCCGCTCTCCGACTTCCTGCTCTACGACGGCTGGGGCTATATCGACCTCCAGCACCCCTACCAGCCCAGCGGGCGCTACTTCCCCGGCCTCGCCTACCACGAGCACAGCCGACGCCTGCTGCTCTTCGGGGGCTGGGAGCCGGATGGCACCGGCACCCGCCCGAACGGAGAGACCTGGCTCTTCGGCGAGGGGACCTGGAGCCGCCTGGATCCGCTCACGCCGCCCTCGGCCCGCATCGGGCCGGCGCTGGTCACCGACACCCGGAGCGGGGACATCTATCTCTTCGGCGGCTCCGACCCGAGCGGCGCCCTCGACGACACCTGGCGCTTCGACGGCAGCAGCTGGCAGGAGCTCTTCCCCACCAGCCGGCCGCCGGCCCGCACCCTGGCGGGGGCGACCTTCCACGCGGGGATGGAGAAGGTGATCCTCTTCGGCGGCTACGACGACCCCCAGCGCCTCGGAGATCTCTGGAGCTTCGACGGAACGACCTGGACCCCGGAGAGCTTCCCGGGCGGGACGCTGCCCGCGCTCAACCAGCCCGGGCTGGCCTACGACTTCCGGCGCGGGGCGCTCGTGCTCTACGGGGGCTACCTCTCGAGCACGAGCACGAACCGGGACCTCTGGGAGCTCTCCCCCACCGCGCTCTATCCGCAGGTCCTGCTGCAGCTCCAGATGCCGAGCTTCGTCGAGGCCAGCTCGGTGGCGACCCTCGAGCTCACGGCCCGGGGAGAGGTCACTCGCGCGGGCACCGGCACCCTGGGCCTCGAGGTCGAGCTGTGGGACGAGACGGCCGGCCGCTGGCGCTCGATGGTCGTGTCGAGCGGGGTCGACGCCGGGCAGGGGCTCTTCTCCTACATCGTCCCCCTCAACGAGGAGATCTTGAGCCGGCAGGCCAGCCCCTGGGCCTTCGTGCTCATCCGTCCTCGCGGACCCGCGACCCAGGCGGGCGGCGCGAGCCTGGAGCTCGACTCGATCCGCATGCAGATCGACACCTACTAG